Proteins co-encoded in one Haloarcula pelagica genomic window:
- a CDS encoding response regulator transcription factor yields the protein MVGEVLVVDDDETIRWLVAHRLEAADYDVRLCEDGREAADLLGTDYEPDLIVLDVMMPRLDGTRLVRMIRNGELAVPQDLPIVMLTSRGREEHVLEGFDAGVDDYVTKPFRSAELVARIRRQIDA from the coding sequence ATGGTAGGTGAGGTACTCGTCGTCGACGACGACGAAACGATCAGGTGGCTGGTGGCCCACCGCTTGGAGGCGGCCGACTACGACGTGCGACTCTGTGAAGACGGACGCGAGGCGGCCGACCTCCTCGGAACCGACTACGAACCCGATCTGATCGTCCTGGACGTGATGATGCCACGGCTCGACGGCACTCGACTGGTCCGGATGATCCGCAACGGGGAGCTGGCAGTCCCACAGGATTTACCGATCGTCATGCTCACCTCGCGTGGCCGGGAGGAGCACGTCCTAGAGGGGTTCGACGCCGGCGTGGACGATTACGTGACGAAGCCGTTCCGAAGCGCGGAGCTGGTCGCCAGGATCCGGAGACAGATCGATGCGTGA
- a CDS encoding glycosyltransferase family 2 protein, translating into MHSPEHVLGTALVLFALFVVGYYTVVNAGYLLLHVLALLELRDDVRESQWDPPFRKFTTPFYPGIGVVVPAYNEEATIVESVRSMLSLNYPELEVVVVNDGSTDETVERLIDAFELEPVDAEVPFEVPTEQIDRVYRSRVYEELLVVDKANGGKSDALNAGVWLTDMPLFCAVDSDTVIDREALLSLVRPFLEAPTTAVASGGVIRVANDCRIEDGVVKEVSLPKTGLPGLQVMEYLRAFYSGRLGLNRINGLILISGAFGLFQTDAVREIGGYRQDTITEDFDIVVRLHRYLKETDREYTVDFVPEPVAWTEVPATRRVLSRQRRRWYRGMVETLVTHWRMLFNPKYDRLGTAVMPFFVLAETIGPLIEGLGYVLLPLAWYFGLLDVEFFLVFFLLTTGFGVFLSWFGVFSEVWSFNRYDSPWQVLRLLWYGVLENFGYRQWKTLVAWRGFVEYLAGVDSWGTMERAGFSIGDD; encoded by the coding sequence ATGCACTCGCCGGAACACGTCCTCGGCACAGCACTGGTGCTGTTCGCACTGTTCGTCGTCGGGTACTACACCGTCGTCAACGCGGGCTATCTGCTGTTGCACGTCCTGGCGCTGTTGGAGCTTCGGGACGACGTTCGCGAGTCCCAGTGGGACCCGCCGTTCCGGAAGTTCACCACGCCGTTCTACCCCGGGATCGGCGTCGTCGTCCCCGCGTACAACGAGGAGGCGACGATCGTCGAGAGCGTCCGGTCGATGCTGTCGCTGAACTATCCGGAACTGGAAGTCGTCGTCGTCAACGACGGATCGACCGACGAGACGGTCGAGCGGTTGATCGACGCCTTCGAACTGGAACCGGTGGACGCCGAAGTCCCGTTCGAGGTCCCGACCGAGCAGATCGACCGCGTGTACCGCTCACGGGTCTACGAGGAGTTGCTGGTCGTCGACAAGGCAAACGGCGGCAAGAGCGACGCGCTCAACGCCGGCGTCTGGCTCACCGATATGCCGTTGTTCTGTGCGGTCGACTCCGACACCGTCATCGACCGCGAGGCGTTGCTGTCGCTCGTCAGACCGTTCCTCGAAGCGCCGACGACGGCCGTTGCCTCCGGCGGCGTCATCCGCGTCGCCAACGACTGCCGGATCGAGGACGGGGTCGTGAAGGAGGTCTCGCTCCCGAAGACCGGGCTCCCCGGCCTGCAAGTGATGGAGTATCTCCGGGCGTTTTACTCCGGGCGGCTCGGGCTCAACCGGATCAACGGGCTCATCCTCATCTCGGGGGCGTTCGGCCTGTTCCAGACCGACGCCGTCCGAGAGATCGGGGGGTATCGGCAGGACACGATCACGGAGGACTTCGACATCGTCGTCCGCCTCCATCGCTATCTGAAAGAGACCGACCGCGAGTACACCGTGGATTTCGTCCCCGAGCCGGTCGCCTGGACCGAAGTGCCCGCGACGCGGCGGGTACTCAGCCGCCAGCGGCGACGGTGGTACCGGGGGATGGTCGAGACGCTCGTCACCCACTGGCGGATGCTGTTCAACCCGAAGTACGACCGCCTCGGGACGGCCGTCATGCCCTTCTTCGTGCTGGCGGAGACGATCGGCCCGCTGATCGAGGGGCTCGGCTACGTCCTGTTGCCCCTCGCGTGGTATTTCGGCCTGTTGGACGTGGAGTTTTTCCTCGTCTTCTTCCTGTTGACGACCGGGTTCGGGGTGTTTCTCTCCTGGTTCGGCGTCTTCAGCGAGGTCTGGAGCTTCAACCGGTACGACAGTCCCTGGCAGGTGTTGCGTCTGCTCTGGTACGGTGTCCTGGAGAACTTCGGCTACCGGCAGTGGAAGACGCTGGTCGCCTGGCGCGGGTTCGTCGAGTACCTCGCCGGCGTCGACTCCTGGGGTACGATGGAGCGGGCCGGCTTTTCGATCGGGGACGATTAG
- the malQ gene encoding 4-alpha-glucanotransferase produces MRFSRRSGVFLHLTSLPSPHGIGDLGAGARSFVDFLDRSEQSLWQVCPLGPTAAIHGHSPYQAFSGFAGNPLLVDLEWLVDRGYLDSETAAPPAGIDAEEVNYEVVAQFKRECLRAAFDDFRETATEADRESFAQFRDRESGWLSDYALFRALKREFDGALWTEWPDDVTTREPDTLATYREDLADEIEFREFCQWVFDEQWRDLRAYASDRGIDLIGDLPIYVALDSADVWASPEAFRLDDDHRPTAVAGVPPNTGDSGQRWGNPVYDWDHLAETGYEWWLGRLDRLFDMVDIARIDHFKGFDEFWAIPADSDDPANGEWLDGPGAAFFEAVRDRFGNLPFIAEDLGFVDHSSYDLRSQFDFPGMRVPQYADWCEEGNMYQPMHFPENSVGYTSTHDTDTVVGYYHSLGDRQRECLHYNLGSDGEDVHWDIVEAVWNAESTIAMTTMQDLLGLGSDARFNTPGTTDGNWAWRVTDAQLDDDIATELQLITDATIR; encoded by the coding sequence ATGCGTTTCAGTCGCCGCAGCGGCGTGTTCCTGCATCTCACTTCGCTCCCGAGTCCCCACGGCATCGGCGATCTCGGTGCCGGCGCCCGGTCGTTCGTGGACTTTCTGGACCGATCAGAGCAGTCACTCTGGCAGGTCTGCCCGCTCGGGCCGACCGCCGCGATCCACGGCCACTCGCCGTACCAGGCCTTCTCGGGGTTCGCCGGCAACCCGCTGCTCGTCGATCTGGAGTGGCTCGTCGACCGTGGGTACCTCGACAGCGAGACGGCGGCCCCGCCCGCCGGCATCGACGCCGAGGAAGTGAACTACGAGGTCGTCGCCCAGTTCAAACGCGAGTGCCTACGGGCCGCGTTCGACGACTTCCGGGAGACGGCCACGGAGGCCGACAGGGAATCGTTCGCACAGTTCCGAGACCGCGAGTCGGGCTGGCTCTCCGACTACGCCCTGTTTCGCGCGCTCAAGCGGGAGTTCGACGGCGCGCTCTGGACGGAGTGGCCGGACGACGTGACGACCAGAGAGCCCGATACCCTCGCGACCTACCGCGAGGATCTGGCCGACGAGATCGAGTTCCGGGAGTTCTGCCAGTGGGTGTTCGACGAGCAGTGGCGCGACCTGCGCGCCTACGCGAGCGACCGTGGGATCGACCTGATCGGCGACCTGCCCATCTACGTCGCGCTGGACTCTGCCGACGTGTGGGCCTCGCCCGAGGCGTTCCGACTCGACGACGACCACCGACCGACGGCCGTCGCCGGGGTCCCGCCCAACACCGGCGACAGCGGCCAGCGCTGGGGCAACCCCGTCTACGACTGGGACCACCTCGCCGAGACGGGCTACGAGTGGTGGCTGGGACGGCTCGACAGACTGTTCGATATGGTCGACATCGCGCGGATCGACCACTTCAAGGGGTTCGACGAGTTCTGGGCGATCCCGGCCGACAGCGACGACCCAGCCAACGGGGAGTGGCTCGACGGCCCCGGCGCCGCGTTCTTCGAAGCGGTCCGCGACCGGTTCGGAAATCTCCCCTTTATCGCCGAGGATCTGGGGTTCGTCGACCACAGCAGCTACGACCTCCGCAGCCAGTTCGACTTCCCCGGGATGCGCGTCCCCCAGTACGCCGACTGGTGTGAGGAAGGGAACATGTACCAGCCGATGCACTTCCCCGAGAACAGCGTCGGCTACACATCGACCCACGACACCGACACCGTCGTCGGCTACTACCACTCCCTGGGCGACCGCCAGCGCGAGTGCCTGCACTACAATCTCGGCTCGGACGGCGAGGATGTCCACTGGGACATCGTCGAAGCGGTCTGGAACGCCGAGTCGACCATCGCCATGACGACGATGCAGGACCTCCTGGGACTGGGGAGCGACGCGCGGTTCAACACCCCGGGAACGACCGACGGTAACTGGGCCTGGCGTGTCACCGACGCGCAACTCGACGACGATATCGCCACCGAACTCCAGTTGATCACCGACGCGACGATCCGTTGA
- a CDS encoding type IV pilin N-terminal domain-containing protein: MRIKELFEDDDAVSPVIGVILMVAITVILAAVIASFVLGLGDQTQSATPQASFSFDFEAGVAGTVYSQSRTMVGTLLSRRSCTFVVILSDFVSSGSIAGGPPLDMDSPGDWTTAGYSSGSEISAGSSVDVGVSNDYDIRVVYEAQEGDSSATLGQDSGPEA; encoded by the coding sequence ATGCGAATCAAAGAACTGTTCGAAGACGACGACGCAGTGTCGCCGGTCATCGGCGTCATCCTGATGGTTGCGATCACGGTCATCCTCGCCGCCGTCATCGCGTCGTTCGTACTCGGACTGGGCGATCAGACACAGAGCGCAACGCCGCAGGCGAGCTTCTCGTTCGACTTCGAGGCAGGGGTGGCGGGAACGGTGTACTCTCAATCACGCACGATGGTGGGGACACTATTGTCGCGCAGGAGTTGTACGTTCGTGGTGATTCTGAGCGACTTCGTCAGTTCCGGGTCTATCGCTGGCGGACCACCACTCGACATGGACTCACCAGGCGACTGGACCACGGCCGGATACAGCAGTGGTTCTGAAATCTCTGCTGGGAGCAGCGTTGACGTTGGTGTCAGTAACGACTACGACATCCGCGTCGTCTACGAGGCCCAGGAAGGCGACTCCTCGGCGACGCTCGGCCAGGACTCCGGTCCCGAAGCGTAA
- a CDS encoding DUF7510 family protein → MSDSEDASGGRSIPISIDVDIDDGRTVITATGDRDAAVVVESRSGERIYLPPEDFERPPDSAADTPHADSPYQSVESDSPYQSADSDSPYQPAESDSPYQSADNSDSPYQSGGDVSERAGLSPTGDGFRIVHPEPVTDLRVLR, encoded by the coding sequence ATGAGCGACTCCGAGGACGCTTCCGGCGGACGATCGATTCCGATCTCCATCGATGTCGACATCGACGACGGCCGAACGGTCATCACCGCGACGGGCGACCGAGACGCCGCCGTCGTCGTCGAATCCCGATCGGGCGAACGGATCTACCTCCCACCGGAGGACTTCGAACGGCCGCCCGACTCCGCCGCCGACACGCCACACGCGGACAGTCCGTATCAGTCCGTGGAGTCGGATAGCCCGTACCAGTCCGCAGATTCCGACAGTCCCTACCAGCCCGCGGAGTCGGACAGCCCGTACCAGTCGGCCGATAACTCCGACAGCCCGTACCAGTCAGGCGGCGACGTGAGCGAGCGCGCCGGACTCTCGCCGACGGGCGACGGGTTCCGAATCGTCCACCCGGAGCCGGTCACCGATCTCAGAGTCCTGCGCTGA
- a CDS encoding HEAT repeat domain-containing protein: MREPIVLQTGDVTAFGYAVPTTVVLVAVALVVGLALAVSFYLTIGLSVYRSVQDTRRDRVRPALREELLGRLFSPDPDWEDWVADCSRVERRVIESLLDEHLRELDGGDADRLRELGDALGIPDRSRRRLDDGGEYQRLHALTWLTLLRRPEPYFESSFEPRTPRERAAAVTLLQATDRLPDAETRISMLLDGADEQFTVFGQDTLYRVARTEPAPLLRAAGSDYRDWPEPLLAQVLAVCAHLETSVRDGSLEWVTAALETENDAIRAAAADALGSFGWRPSLRDQVFLERATGDPTPRVRAAVYEMLAAWGDREALTVLLFALVEEADPRALTIGTTALVGRRDRVDHDVAAVLGPAWEWSFEHSEYDRLAGKTATETVGG; encoded by the coding sequence ATGCGTGAGCCGATCGTCCTCCAGACGGGGGACGTGACCGCGTTCGGCTACGCGGTTCCGACGACGGTCGTCCTGGTCGCCGTCGCACTCGTCGTCGGACTCGCACTCGCCGTCTCCTTCTATCTCACTATCGGGCTGTCGGTCTACCGCTCGGTACAGGACACCCGGCGGGACCGGGTCCGACCGGCCCTCCGGGAGGAACTGCTCGGCCGGCTGTTCAGTCCCGACCCCGACTGGGAGGACTGGGTTGCCGACTGCTCCCGCGTCGAGCGCCGGGTTATCGAGTCGCTGCTCGACGAGCACCTCCGGGAACTCGACGGCGGCGACGCGGACCGGCTCAGAGAGTTGGGCGATGCCCTGGGTATCCCCGACCGCTCCCGCCGTCGGCTCGACGACGGCGGCGAGTACCAGCGGTTACACGCACTCACCTGGTTGACGCTCCTGCGCCGACCGGAGCCGTACTTCGAGTCCTCGTTCGAGCCACGGACGCCACGAGAGCGAGCGGCGGCTGTCACGCTCCTCCAGGCGACCGACCGACTGCCGGACGCAGAGACGAGGATCTCGATGCTGCTCGATGGGGCGGACGAACAGTTCACCGTGTTCGGACAGGACACGCTGTATCGCGTCGCCCGGACCGAACCCGCGCCGCTGTTGCGCGCGGCGGGCAGCGACTACCGCGACTGGCCCGAACCGCTCCTCGCGCAGGTCCTCGCTGTCTGTGCCCATCTGGAGACGAGCGTCAGGGACGGGAGCCTGGAGTGGGTGACCGCCGCGCTCGAAACGGAGAACGACGCGATCCGCGCGGCCGCGGCCGACGCACTGGGGAGTTTCGGCTGGCGGCCGTCGCTCCGTGACCAGGTGTTCCTCGAACGGGCGACCGGCGATCCCACCCCTCGCGTCCGCGCGGCAGTTTACGAGATGCTCGCCGCGTGGGGCGACCGGGAAGCGCTCACGGTTCTCCTCTTCGCGCTCGTCGAGGAGGCCGACCCCCGGGCGCTCACGATCGGAACCACGGCTCTGGTGGGGCGGCGCGACCGCGTCGATCACGACGTGGCAGCGGTTCTTGGACCCGCCTGGGAGTGGAGTTTCGAACACTCGGAGTACGACCGGCTCGCCGGCAAGACGGCCACCGAGACGGTGGGTGGATAG
- a CDS encoding PadR family transcriptional regulator: MAPQLDADWTQLSAFQRDLLVAISQLKRSDETCYGLAIKRVVEDVYPETVTHGRLYQNLDELDEQHLIEKRQLDRRTNEYVITDEGTALLRTHAELLQSLV; the protein is encoded by the coding sequence ATGGCGCCACAACTCGACGCCGATTGGACACAGCTGAGCGCGTTCCAGCGTGACCTCCTGGTCGCGATCAGTCAGCTCAAACGCAGCGACGAGACGTGTTACGGGCTCGCGATCAAACGCGTCGTCGAGGACGTGTATCCCGAGACCGTGACACACGGCCGGCTGTATCAGAACCTCGACGAACTCGACGAGCAACACCTGATCGAGAAACGCCAGCTCGACCGCCGAACCAACGAGTACGTCATCACCGACGAGGGCACCGCGCTCCTGCGGACACACGCCGAGCTGTTGCAGTCCCTGGTGTAG
- a CDS encoding HalOD1 output domain-containing protein, which yields MATKLHQRHIPDETDDALSALVVHAVGTATETPVEELPPLYDVIDPDALDVLFSGSETDGSVQFGSGESLDDGDFDR from the coding sequence ATGGCAACAAAGCTACACCAACGACACATCCCAGATGAGACCGACGATGCCCTGAGTGCTCTCGTGGTACACGCAGTCGGTACCGCGACAGAGACCCCGGTCGAGGAACTGCCACCGTTGTACGACGTGATCGATCCCGATGCTCTTGATGTGTTGTTTTCGGGCAGCGAGACAGATGGTTCCGTGCAATTCGGCTCTGGTGAATCGCTGGACGACGGCGACTTCGACCGTTAG
- a CDS encoding ATP-binding protein — translation MSANASRSSSRRSHGPPGRRSTPRRRRSRSSTTGRSTPTNRGSGKLFENLFRNVDEHCEADVTVTVAGTDDGFVVEDTGPGLPESIAASLFDGDYTEGRRGLGLLIVERIVSGHGWSGAVESTTDGTRFVFGDIGITTTPSVVS, via the coding sequence ATGTCGGCGAACGCGAGTCGGTCCAGCTCTCGACGGTCGCACGGACCGCCTGGAAGACGGTCGACCCCGCGACGGCGACGCTCACGGTCGTCGACGACCGGACGATCCACGCCGACGAATCGCGGCTCCGGCAAGCTGTTCGAGAACCTCTTTCGCAACGTCGACGAGCACTGCGAGGCGGACGTGACGGTGACGGTCGCAGGGACCGACGACGGGTTCGTCGTCGAAGACACCGGCCCGGGGCTACCGGAGTCGATCGCGGCGTCGCTGTTCGATGGCGACTACACCGAGGGTCGGCGCGGGCTCGGCCTCCTCATCGTCGAACGGATCGTCTCCGGGCACGGATGGAGCGGGGCGGTCGAGTCGACGACTGACGGAACCCGGTTCGTCTTCGGCGATATCGGAATCACCACGACACCCTCCGTGGTTTCGTAG
- a CDS encoding glycosyltransferase family 4 protein: MATQVLMLAWGFPPNVTGGLDTAVGELFERLTTRDDVDIELVLPAEYAPDGYENIHGVPTGEGDIITRIGRLSGEFVDRAADADIVHTNDWFGYNPGSRAQSTHDVEWVTTFHSLSSDRNMEPPEREVQTEQRIVNRADHLVAVSKYTAGKIRREYGREAQVIYNGFSSVEATGRDIKAELGIDGEMLFFVGRHTDQKGISYLLYALSKLRRDDLTLVLGGSGHLTAQLKRFTELLGIEDQVEFVGYLPEEELGDYYASADLFVSPSLSEPFGITFTESLSVGTRVVASNAGAAEVLPEDCLIEVEPQSDSIADGIEYGLTLDTPIEYDVRTWDEVAEDHADLYKSIAAGTESEASDDEAGT, encoded by the coding sequence ATGGCTACACAGGTCCTGATGCTGGCATGGGGGTTCCCGCCGAACGTGACCGGTGGACTGGACACGGCGGTCGGCGAGTTGTTCGAACGACTCACCACGAGAGACGATGTCGACATCGAACTCGTGTTGCCAGCGGAGTACGCCCCCGACGGCTACGAGAACATCCACGGCGTCCCGACCGGCGAGGGTGACATCATCACCCGGATCGGCCGGCTCTCCGGGGAGTTCGTCGACCGGGCGGCCGACGCCGATATCGTCCACACGAACGACTGGTTCGGCTACAACCCCGGTTCGCGTGCGCAGTCGACCCACGATGTCGAGTGGGTGACGACCTTCCACTCGCTGTCCTCGGACCGCAACATGGAGCCCCCTGAACGGGAGGTCCAGACCGAACAGCGGATCGTCAACCGCGCGGACCACCTCGTCGCCGTCAGCAAGTACACCGCTGGCAAGATCCGACGGGAGTACGGCCGCGAGGCACAGGTCATCTACAACGGCTTCTCCTCGGTCGAGGCCACTGGCCGGGACATCAAGGCCGAACTGGGTATCGACGGCGAGATGCTCTTTTTCGTCGGCCGCCACACCGACCAGAAGGGCATCTCGTATCTCCTGTACGCGCTCTCGAAGCTTCGTCGTGACGACCTGACGCTCGTTCTGGGCGGATCGGGGCACCTCACCGCGCAACTGAAGCGGTTTACCGAACTGCTCGGGATCGAGGATCAGGTCGAGTTCGTCGGCTACCTGCCCGAGGAGGAACTGGGCGACTACTACGCTAGCGCGGACCTGTTCGTCTCGCCCTCGCTCTCGGAGCCGTTCGGCATCACGTTCACCGAGTCGCTCTCGGTCGGGACCCGCGTCGTCGCGAGCAACGCCGGGGCCGCGGAAGTGCTCCCCGAGGACTGCCTCATCGAGGTCGAGCCCCAGTCCGACTCCATCGCGGACGGGATCGAGTACGGGCTGACACTCGATACCCCGATCGAGTACGATGTCCGGACCTGGGACGAAGTCGCCGAGGACCACGCGGACCTGTACAAGTCGATCGCCGCGGGGACGGAATCCGAGGCCTCGGACGACGAAGCCGGAACCTGA
- a CDS encoding response regulator yields the protein MPIHTNGEAQSNVFSLPDTDRDIAILVVDDDPDLLDLTATFLEREEGGFEVRTESNPSDAIETVTEVELDAIVSDYDMPTMDGLEFLEAVRQINEGIPFILFTGKGSEEIASEAISKGVTDYLEKRTGPDQYSILSNRICNAVEQYRASETLKRSEEKFSKVVRNSTDVLGIVDETGRFKYISPACENELGYKQAELIGESAFDYMPPDDRKEAMDKFFTAVENPGREPTIEFRFEDPTGGWTLVEARGKNLFDDDFINGFVVNARDVTGLKEREQELEQQNEQLRNMRKMLSHDLQNPVSIAADSLVLYRDTGEEQWIEKAEKAIDRMDELLEQVSAMRMVETDISETETVELRDIVSSAWEMVETANSELHIEDSKAFEADCSRLKQVFENLIRNAVEHSDGSTVIRVGTTDGGLYFEDDGPGIPQGERDKIFESGYTTNPDKTGFGLNIVKEIVIGHGWDIEITESEGGGARFEIDGIVYQPAVYS from the coding sequence ATGCCGATCCACACGAACGGCGAAGCCCAGTCAAATGTCTTCTCGCTGCCCGATACCGATCGGGATATCGCGATCCTTGTCGTCGACGACGATCCCGACCTCTTAGATCTCACTGCGACATTTTTAGAACGTGAAGAAGGCGGCTTTGAGGTACGTACGGAGTCCAATCCGTCCGACGCTATCGAGACTGTCACCGAGGTGGAACTCGATGCGATCGTCAGTGATTACGATATGCCGACCATGGATGGACTCGAGTTTCTTGAAGCCGTTCGGCAGATAAACGAAGGCATCCCGTTTATATTGTTCACTGGGAAGGGTAGCGAGGAAATCGCGAGTGAAGCAATATCGAAGGGTGTCACGGATTATCTCGAAAAGCGAACTGGGCCGGACCAGTACTCGATACTTTCGAATCGCATCTGTAATGCTGTCGAACAGTACCGGGCCTCGGAAACGCTCAAACGGTCCGAAGAAAAGTTCAGTAAAGTCGTCAGGAATTCGACCGATGTCCTGGGGATTGTCGACGAGACGGGACGGTTCAAATATATCTCACCGGCCTGTGAGAACGAACTAGGGTACAAACAAGCGGAGCTGATCGGTGAGTCCGCCTTCGATTATATGCCGCCAGACGATCGAAAGGAAGCGATGGACAAGTTCTTCACTGCGGTGGAAAATCCCGGCAGGGAACCGACGATCGAATTCCGATTCGAAGATCCAACTGGCGGCTGGACACTCGTGGAAGCGCGTGGGAAGAATCTCTTCGACGACGATTTCATCAACGGATTCGTAGTTAACGCCCGTGATGTCACAGGGTTGAAAGAGCGTGAACAGGAGTTGGAACAGCAAAACGAACAACTCCGGAATATGCGGAAGATGCTGTCCCACGATCTTCAAAATCCAGTGAGTATTGCGGCTGACTCGCTGGTTCTGTATCGGGACACCGGTGAGGAACAGTGGATTGAGAAAGCTGAGAAGGCGATTGACCGCATGGACGAACTCTTGGAGCAGGTCTCAGCCATGCGGATGGTCGAGACCGACATCTCCGAGACCGAAACGGTCGAACTTCGAGATATCGTCAGTTCGGCCTGGGAGATGGTCGAAACAGCGAATTCGGAGTTACATATCGAGGACTCAAAGGCCTTTGAGGCCGACTGTAGCCGTCTCAAACAGGTCTTTGAGAACCTTATCCGCAACGCCGTTGAACACTCCGATGGGTCGACGGTTATCAGGGTCGGAACGACGGATGGCGGTCTGTATTTCGAGGATGACGGCCCTGGTATTCCGCAAGGGGAGCGCGATAAGATCTTCGAGTCCGGCTACACGACCAATCCCGACAAGACCGGATTCGGGCTGAATATCGTGAAAGAGATCGTTATCGGGCATGGGTGGGATATCGAGATCACTGAGAGCGAGGGCGGCGGTGCCCGATTCGAAATCGATGGCATCGTCTACCAACCAGCAGTCTACAGCTGA
- a CDS encoding NDP-sugar synthase, with the protein MDAIVLAGGYATRLWPITRNRPKMLLPVGEETIIDGILSDLEADDRVSDVYISTNEYFADEFEEHIEESDFEKPQLSIEDTTDEDSKFGVVGALSQLIDREGIDDDMLVVAGDNLMGFDIGEFASFFEETGTPCIAAYDVGSKQRATSYGVVELDGTQVVGFQEKPDNPKSTLCSIACYAFPSETLPLFDEYLAEDNNPDEPGWLMQWLAERDAVNAFTFDSYWYDVGEADAYIEAVQWALGDDTIVADSATVTNSKLGDNVHVMADATVTDATLEDTVVFPGATVEDAAIEWSLIDRESVVSDVDLQRSLIGEHSKVR; encoded by the coding sequence ATGGACGCAATTGTTCTGGCAGGTGGGTACGCAACGCGACTCTGGCCGATCACGCGAAACCGTCCGAAGATGCTCCTCCCGGTGGGCGAGGAGACGATCATCGACGGGATCCTCTCGGATCTGGAAGCCGACGACCGTGTCTCGGACGTGTACATCTCTACGAACGAGTACTTCGCCGATGAGTTCGAGGAGCATATCGAGGAGAGCGACTTCGAGAAACCACAGCTCTCGATCGAGGACACGACCGACGAGGACTCGAAGTTCGGTGTGGTGGGTGCGCTGTCACAGCTCATCGACCGCGAGGGGATCGACGACGACATGCTGGTCGTCGCCGGCGACAACCTGATGGGCTTCGATATCGGCGAGTTCGCCTCCTTCTTCGAGGAGACCGGGACGCCCTGTATCGCCGCCTACGACGTGGGGTCGAAGCAGCGAGCCACGTCCTACGGCGTGGTCGAACTCGACGGGACGCAGGTCGTCGGCTTCCAGGAGAAACCGGACAACCCCAAGAGCACGCTCTGTTCGATCGCGTGTTACGCGTTCCCCAGCGAGACGCTCCCCCTGTTCGACGAGTACCTGGCCGAGGACAACAACCCCGACGAACCGGGTTGGCTGATGCAGTGGCTCGCCGAGCGCGACGCGGTCAACGCCTTCACGTTCGACAGCTACTGGTACGACGTGGGCGAGGCCGACGCCTACATCGAGGCCGTCCAGTGGGCGCTCGGCGACGACACGATCGTGGCCGACAGCGCGACGGTCACCAACAGCAAACTCGGCGACAACGTCCACGTGATGGCCGACGCGACCGTCACCGACGCGACGCTCGAAGATACGGTCGTGTTCCCGGGCGCGACGGTCGAAGACGCGGCCATCGAGTGGTCGCTGATCGACCGCGAGTCGGTGGTCTCGGACGTGGACCTCCAGCGGTCGCTCATCGGCGAGCACTCGAAGGTCAGGTAA
- a CDS encoding IS5 family transposase produces MVSLHCLRVYLEKSYREALDLLSEMPQILGEIGLDTADLPDHSTLIKWFDRIKTALWRVLLRLSAQLHEPSGHAAIDATFFDRENAASTTVAGRITGFRHSKQLLSSTQKAKPFWTFIVRPRNATTHNGWQVALRNAGDLASLAADKGYDWMDLRDKLREEGVRPLIKHREFRPIDHAHNARIDGPRYRQRAMCETVFSTIKRTLGDAVRARTWYGEFRELVLMCAVHNIKQSLKQ; encoded by the coding sequence GTGGTGTCGCTGCACTGTCTGCGGGTTTACCTGGAAAAATCCTACCGAGAAGCACTTGATTTGCTGAGCGAGATGCCACAAATACTCGGGGAGATCGGACTCGACACGGCCGATCTCCCCGACCACTCGACGCTAATCAAGTGGTTTGACAGAATCAAGACAGCACTCTGGCGAGTGCTGCTGCGCCTGTCGGCGCAACTGCACGAGCCGAGCGGTCACGCCGCGATAGACGCGACATTCTTCGACCGCGAAAACGCTGCAAGCACTACTGTCGCCGGACGAATTACCGGGTTCAGACACTCAAAGCAACTGCTCTCGTCGACACAGAAAGCCAAGCCATTCTGGACGTTCATTGTACGACCGAGAAACGCCACGACACACAACGGCTGGCAGGTCGCCCTCCGCAACGCGGGCGACCTCGCCAGCCTCGCTGCTGACAAAGGCTACGACTGGATGGATTTACGCGATAAACTCCGTGAAGAAGGCGTGAGACCGCTGATCAAACATCGTGAGTTCCGGCCCATCGATCACGCGCACAACGCGCGGATCGATGGGCCTCGATACCGCCAGAGAGCGATGTGTGAGACCGTCTTCTCCACGATCAAGCGCACGCTCGGTGACGCCGTGCGTGCACGAACCTGGTACGGTGAATTTCGTGAACTCGTCCTGATGTGTGCGGTTCACAACATCAAGCAATCTCTAAAACAGTGA